In Drosophila innubila isolate TH190305 chromosome 2R unlocalized genomic scaffold, UK_Dinn_1.0 1_C_2R, whole genome shotgun sequence, the following are encoded in one genomic region:
- the LOC117785360 gene encoding antigen 5 like allergen Cul n 1: MINKLLVLLAIVGCVHGQLFKPKCPPRGCGLVCDQQYCAEGTTHVGCIKKIVFSKHCGLGVHRYVHVDGSLREDILQYVNVFRNRVASGLFNMSAAAHMPTMAWDEDLASSSKVLVHNCDHKGKLCSNTEKYNFVATIELSGSLKNYQNVAKDLIDVLVPTWLGDLSGCRMDREHHIRPRTKGACVGHYIPLLQDRGDRMGCAVRLTENLNPKGVSSVTMICNLSRANVNDMLPYDVGLVPGEDCAAGRSSVYEFLCDPEEQVDNNYVEAISEAEGCQPSEK; encoded by the exons ATGATAAACAAGTTGCTTGTGCTTCTGGCAATTGTGGGCTGTGTTCATGGACAACTCTTTAAGCCAAAATGCCCACCACGTGGATGTGGCCTAGTCTGTGATCAGCAATACTGTGCAGAGGGCACCACGCATGTGGGTTGCATCAAGAAAATC GTATTTTCGAAACATTGTGGCTTGGGAGTGCATCGTTATGTGCATGTTGATGGCTCGCTGAGGGAAGACATACTCCAGTATGTGAATGTCTTTCGCAATCGTGTGGCAAGCGGCTTGTTCAACATGTCAGCAGCGGCACACATGCCCACCATGGCCTGGGATGAGGATCTGGCCAGTTCGTCCAAAGTCTTGGTTCACAATTGCGATCATAAGGGCAAACTCTGCTCGAATACGgagaaatacaattttgtagCAACGATTGAGCTGTCGGGCTCTTTGAAGAATTACCAGAATGTGGCCAAGGATTTAATTGACGTCTTAGTGCCCACATGGCTTGGTGATTTGTCCGGTTGTCGCATGGATCGCGAACATCACATACGTCCCAGAACCAAAGG cgCCTGTGTAGGACATTATATTCCCTTGCTGCAAGACAGAGGGGATCGCATGGGTTGCGCGGTGCGTTTAACTGAGAATCTGAATCCCAAAGGTGTCTCGTCGGTGACCATGATCTGTAATTTATCCCGTGCTAATGTTAATGATATGCTACCCTATGATGTGGGTCTGGTGCCTGGGGAGGATTGCGCAGCTGGCCGAAGTAGTGTATATGAATTCCTCTGCGATCCCGAAGAGCAAGTCGATAACAATTACGTGGAAGCCATCAGTGAAGCCGAGGGATGTCAACCAAGTGAGAAATAA
- the LOC117783669 gene encoding actin cytoskeleton-regulatory complex protein PAN1 isoform X3, with product MAAGLIIGLSLGFMLIVLITTVVCLRRRAEASRNIGYTINERAPVVVTSATHTAPGGYQVTAIPATTYQPTTYSTPYPAQTAAPNITVQMPMPMPSAQPPMPGMQPHVAPYPPAQQFPGAGGANMSPPSYDAAMANSAPSVVPAGYEKQMPYNPNY from the exons atggcagCAGGACTTATAATAGGTTTATCCTTGGGATTTATGCTAATTGTGCTTATCACGACTGTCGTCTGTTTAAGGCGTCGTGCAGAAGCGTCTAGAAATATAGGCTATACAATAAATGAACGTG cacCCGTTGTAGTTACATCGGCCACACACACAGCGCCTGGCGGTTATCAAGTGACGGCAATACCAGCAACAACCTATCAACCCACTACATACAGTACACCATATCCTGCACAGACTGCTGC tcCCAATATAACCGTGCAGATGCCTATGCCAATGCCTTCAGCACAGCCACCAATGCCTGG CATGCAACCACATGTTGCTCCCTATCCGCCAGCGCAACAATTTCCTGGCGCTGGAGGTGCGAATATGAGTCCACCATCATACGACGCAGCCATGGCCAACTCTGCTCCCAGCGTTGTGCCCGCCGGCTACGAGAAGCAGATGCCCTACAATCCCAACTATTGA
- the LOC117785359 gene encoding antigen 5 like allergen Cul n 1 isoform X2, producing MLCTNWLLAVLWQLCFWPKIMAFDYCDPVLCPGPERHIACNNFGELADNCSPDAHVVRITSDRRNMILNALNDYRDRIARGDLMGFKPATRMATLQWDPELASFAELNVKRCALVNDHCRNSEQFRNVAQVVAEGGWQSQPSDGTTDAPLEYHTEDEVINATLEQMFAEYKECSMRDIIAYSPPINSKCIAYFTQLVRDSTTHVGCGILRQTHNTSNNAGQWLLSTHQYMTCNFVRGNDVNAPVYLSGDRPAIECRTGRNPAFINLCSIDENYDNTGLLGFSYF from the exons ATGTTGTGCACTAACTGGCTGCTGGCTGTTCTATGGCAGCtctgcttttggccaaaaataatGGCCTTTGACTACTGTGATCCTGTGCTGTGTCCGGGACCCGAAAGGCACATTGCATGCAACAATTTTGGC GAGCTGGCGGATAACTGCAGCCCGGATGCGCATGTGGTGCGAATAACGTCGGATCGACGTAATATGATCCTCAATGCATTGAATGACTATCGTGATCGCATTGCACGTGGTGATCTGATGGGTTTTAAGCCCGCTACTCGCATGGCCACGTTGCAATGGGATCCGGAGTTGGCCAGCTTTGCGGAGCTGAATGTGAAGCGTTGTGCTTTGGTCAATGACCATTGTCGCAACAGTGAACAGTTTCGCAATGTGGCTCAGGTGGTGGCCGAGGGCGGTTGGCAGAGTCAACCGAGTGACGGCACCACCGATGCACCACTCGAATATCATACCGAGGATGAGGTAATCAATGCCACATTGGAACAAATGTTTGCCGAGTATAAAGAGTGCAGCATGCGGGATATTATTGCTTACAGTCCACCAATCAATAG CAAGTGCATTGCGTACTTTACACAACTGGTGAGGGACAGCACCACCCACGTGGGCTGTGGCATTCTCCGTCAGACgcacaacaccagcaacaatgCCGGACAGTGGCTCCTCAGTACGCATCAGTATATGACCTGCAACTTTGTACGGGGCAACGATGTCAATGCGCCGGTTTATCTCAGCGGCGATAGACCGGCCATTGAGTGTCGCACCGGACGAAATCCGGCATTCATCAATCTGTGCTCCATCGACGAAAATTACGACAACACTGGTCTGCTCGGATTTAGTTACTTTTAA
- the LOC117783156 gene encoding probable cytochrome P450 9h1, whose amino-acid sequence MALIILALLSVLIALVYKISMSPYHAFKDRGIIHEPPKPFIGNLSVKVMLGRTPFIQMLIDKYQKFKEHKIYGFYNIREPFFVLHDQELIKKVFIQDFDHFTNHRVLIPEFSESLFSKCLIALKDDKWREMRNTLTPSFTGSKLKTMFDLINECSVEGIRYIENELRNSNSSDIELEMKDYFERFANDVIASAAFGIKVNSFVDKNNQFYKAGQSVAHFSGLAMIKVILFGIMPRVMKALGVRLFDAKKVSYFNSLIFDAMKYRTEHKIIRSDMVHLLMEAKRQFQLEQKDEIITESLKDRAEFNDEDLLAQCILFFLVGFETMSVCLSYLSYELCMNPEVQSQLYEEILSVEQELQGKPLNYNMLAKMKYMDLVISELLRLWPPAFSLDRVCGKDIDMFDDNQDLLAKFRKGDIVVVPIIALHRDPENFADPNRFKPERFLEENKDQIKPFTYLPFGVGPRSCIGNRMALMEVKSIIYHLLSKFQLVPGEKTVKNMMDSLKGFHMQPKEKFWIKFVRRDGP is encoded by the exons ATGGCTCTAATCATTTTAGCCTTATTGTCAGTGCTGATTGCTTTGGTCTATAAGATTTCCATGTCTCCGTATCATGCCTTCAAGGATCGTGGCATAATTCATGAGCCACCAAAGCCATTTATCGGAAATCTCAGTGTAAAAGTTATGCTAGGACGAACTCCATTTATTCAGATGTTAATCGATAAGTATCAGAAGTTTAAggaacataaaatatatggaTTTTACAATATAAGGGAGCCCTTCTTTGTGCTGCACGATCAGGAGCTGATCAAGAAGGTGTTCATACAGGACTTTGATCACTTCACCAATCATCGCGTATTGATACCCGAGTTCAGCGAATCCTTATTCTCCAAGTGTTTGATAGCACTGAAGGATGACAAATGGAGGGAAATGCGCAATACGTTGACACCATCATTTACCGGAAGTAAACTTAAGACAATGTTCGATCTGATCAACGAATGCAGCGTGGAAGGCATCAGATATATTGAGAACGAGTTGAGAAACTCAAATAGTTCAGATATCGAACTGGAGATGAAGGATTACTTTGAGCGTTTTGCCAACGATGTGATTGCATCGGCTGCTTTTGGCATTAAAGTTAATTCATTTGtggataaaaataatcaattttataaagcAGGACAGTCTGTGGCACACTTTTCGGGATTGGCCATGATTAAGGTGATACTTTTTGGAATAATGCCACGTGTCATGAAG gCACTAGGAGTTCGACTGTTTGATGCAAAAAAAGTGAGCTACTTTAACAgcttaatttttgatgccatGAAATATCGCAcagaacataaaattatacGATCTGATATGGTACACTTGTTGATGGAGGCAAAGCGACAGTTTCAACTGGAACAGAAAGATGAGATTATTACAGAGTCTCTAAAAGATCGTGCTGAGTTTAATGATGAAGATCTCTTAGCACAATGTATACTCTTTTTTCTTGTGGGCTTCGAAACAATGTCAGTCTGTCTTTCTTATCTGTCCTATGAGCTGTGTATGAATCCTGAGGTACAATCACAGTTATATGAAGAGATCTTGTCAGTCGAGCAGGAGCTACAAGGAAAACCTCTCAACTACAATATGCTGGCCAAGATGAAGTATATGGATCTGGTTATATCGGAGCTTTTACGTCTATGGCCACCTGCATTCAGCTTGGATCGTGTTTGCGGCAAAGATATTGATATGTTTGATGATAATCAAGACTTGTTGGCCAAGTTTCGAAAGGGTGACATAGTTGTAGTACCTATTATTGCCTTACATCGTGATCCAGAGAATTTTGCTGATCCCAATCGTTTCAAGCCGGAACGCTTTTTGGAGGAGAATAAAGACCAAATAAAGCCATTCACATATTTACCTTTTGGTGTTGGTCCTCGAAGTTGCATTG GCAATAGAATGGCGCTTATGGAGGTTAAATCTATAATTTATCATCTGCTAAGCAAATTTCAGCTTGTGCCTGGTGAAAAAACGGTTAAGAATATGATGGATAGCTTGAAAGGATTTCATATGCAGCCAAAGGAAAAGTTTTGGATCAAATTTGTGCGTCGCGATGGTCCTTAA
- the LOC117783669 gene encoding actin cytoskeleton-regulatory complex protein PAN1 isoform X5, whose amino-acid sequence MDNAGICWILFFTLSVFFMTSIAVFLTRGRNRRAELMKGAAPVVVTSATHTAPGGYQVTAIPATTYQPTTYSTPYPAQTAAPNITVQMPMPMPSAQPPMPGMQPHVAPYPPAQQFPGAGGANMSPPSYDAAMANSAPSVVPAGYEKQMPYNPNY is encoded by the exons ATGGATAATGCCGGCATCTGTTGGATATTGTTCTTTACTTTATCCGTATTTTTTATGACCTCCATAGCGGTATTTCTTACACGCGGACGCAATCGACGAGCGGAATTAATGAAGGGTGCAG cacCCGTTGTAGTTACATCGGCCACACACACAGCGCCTGGCGGTTATCAAGTGACGGCAATACCAGCAACAACCTATCAACCCACTACATACAGTACACCATATCCTGCACAGACTGCTGC tcCCAATATAACCGTGCAGATGCCTATGCCAATGCCTTCAGCACAGCCACCAATGCCTGG CATGCAACCACATGTTGCTCCCTATCCGCCAGCGCAACAATTTCCTGGCGCTGGAGGTGCGAATATGAGTCCACCATCATACGACGCAGCCATGGCCAACTCTGCTCCCAGCGTTGTGCCCGCCGGCTACGAGAAGCAGATGCCCTACAATCCCAACTATTGA
- the LOC117783669 gene encoding actin cytoskeleton-regulatory complex protein PAN1 isoform X4 has translation MAAGLIIGLSLGFMLIVLITTVVCLRRRAEASRNIGYTINEPPVVVTSATHTAPGGYQVTAIPATTYQPTTYSTPYPAQTAAPNITVQMPMPMPSAQPPMPGMQPHVAPYPPAQQFPGAGGANMSPPSYDAAMANSAPSVVPAGYEKQMPYNPNY, from the exons atggcagCAGGACTTATAATAGGTTTATCCTTGGGATTTATGCTAATTGTGCTTATCACGACTGTCGTCTGTTTAAGGCGTCGTGCAGAAGCGTCTAGAAATATAGGCTATACAATAAATGAAC cacCCGTTGTAGTTACATCGGCCACACACACAGCGCCTGGCGGTTATCAAGTGACGGCAATACCAGCAACAACCTATCAACCCACTACATACAGTACACCATATCCTGCACAGACTGCTGC tcCCAATATAACCGTGCAGATGCCTATGCCAATGCCTTCAGCACAGCCACCAATGCCTGG CATGCAACCACATGTTGCTCCCTATCCGCCAGCGCAACAATTTCCTGGCGCTGGAGGTGCGAATATGAGTCCACCATCATACGACGCAGCCATGGCCAACTCTGCTCCCAGCGTTGTGCCCGCCGGCTACGAGAAGCAGATGCCCTACAATCCCAACTATTGA
- the LOC117783669 gene encoding actin cytoskeleton-regulatory complex protein PAN1 isoform X6 yields the protein MEAFLIWIICVIVIAIFTISMSAWAVYIKKKRQLALQQSAPVVVTSATHTAPGGYQVTAIPATTYQPTTYSTPYPAQTAAPNITVQMPMPMPSAQPPMPGMQPHVAPYPPAQQFPGAGGANMSPPSYDAAMANSAPSVVPAGYEKQMPYNPNY from the exons ATGGAAGCATTTCTGATCTGGATCATTTGTGTTATTGTGATAGCTATTTTCACTATCTCAATGAGTGCGTGGGCagtttacataaaaaaaaagagacagtTGGCATTACAGCAAAGTG cacCCGTTGTAGTTACATCGGCCACACACACAGCGCCTGGCGGTTATCAAGTGACGGCAATACCAGCAACAACCTATCAACCCACTACATACAGTACACCATATCCTGCACAGACTGCTGC tcCCAATATAACCGTGCAGATGCCTATGCCAATGCCTTCAGCACAGCCACCAATGCCTGG CATGCAACCACATGTTGCTCCCTATCCGCCAGCGCAACAATTTCCTGGCGCTGGAGGTGCGAATATGAGTCCACCATCATACGACGCAGCCATGGCCAACTCTGCTCCCAGCGTTGTGCCCGCCGGCTACGAGAAGCAGATGCCCTACAATCCCAACTATTGA
- the LOC117785359 gene encoding antigen 5 like allergen Cul n 1 isoform X1: protein MLCTNWLLAVLWQLCFWPKIMAFDYCDPVLCPGPERHIACNNFGELADNCSPDAHVVRITSDRRNMILNALNDYRDRIARGDLMGFKPATRMATLQWDPELASFAELNVKRCALVNDHCRNSEQFRNVAQVVAEGGWQSQPSDGTTDAPLEYHTEDEVINATLEQMFAEYKECSMRDIIAYSPPINRVLHFRTSKCIAYFTQLVRDSTTHVGCGILRQTHNTSNNAGQWLLSTHQYMTCNFVRGNDVNAPVYLSGDRPAIECRTGRNPAFINLCSIDENYDNTGLLGFSYF, encoded by the exons ATGTTGTGCACTAACTGGCTGCTGGCTGTTCTATGGCAGCtctgcttttggccaaaaataatGGCCTTTGACTACTGTGATCCTGTGCTGTGTCCGGGACCCGAAAGGCACATTGCATGCAACAATTTTGGC GAGCTGGCGGATAACTGCAGCCCGGATGCGCATGTGGTGCGAATAACGTCGGATCGACGTAATATGATCCTCAATGCATTGAATGACTATCGTGATCGCATTGCACGTGGTGATCTGATGGGTTTTAAGCCCGCTACTCGCATGGCCACGTTGCAATGGGATCCGGAGTTGGCCAGCTTTGCGGAGCTGAATGTGAAGCGTTGTGCTTTGGTCAATGACCATTGTCGCAACAGTGAACAGTTTCGCAATGTGGCTCAGGTGGTGGCCGAGGGCGGTTGGCAGAGTCAACCGAGTGACGGCACCACCGATGCACCACTCGAATATCATACCGAGGATGAGGTAATCAATGCCACATTGGAACAAATGTTTGCCGAGTATAAAGAGTGCAGCATGCGGGATATTATTGCTTACAGTCCACCAATCAATAG AGTTCTGCATTTTCGCACTAGCAAGTGCATTGCGTACTTTACACAACTGGTGAGGGACAGCACCACCCACGTGGGCTGTGGCATTCTCCGTCAGACgcacaacaccagcaacaatgCCGGACAGTGGCTCCTCAGTACGCATCAGTATATGACCTGCAACTTTGTACGGGGCAACGATGTCAATGCGCCGGTTTATCTCAGCGGCGATAGACCGGCCATTGAGTGTCGCACCGGACGAAATCCGGCATTCATCAATCTGTGCTCCATCGACGAAAATTACGACAACACTGGTCTGCTCGGATTTAGTTACTTTTAA
- the LOC117783669 gene encoding actin cytoskeleton-regulatory complex protein PAN1 isoform X1, producing the protein MLRYGCFSCNGDRDNNDYHNFEITDDNHDSTSIEINDDSTPVVVTSATHTAPGGYQVTAIPATTYQPTTYSTPYPAQTAAPNITVQMPMPMPSAQPPMPGMQPHVAPYPPAQQFPGAGGANMSPPSYDAAMANSAPSVVPAGYEKQMPYNPNY; encoded by the exons ATGTTGCGTTACGGTTGTTTTTCTTGTAACGGAGATCGGGACAATAATGATTATCATAACTTTGAAATCACTGATGATAATCATGATAGTACGAGTATAGAAATTAACGATGATTCAA cacCCGTTGTAGTTACATCGGCCACACACACAGCGCCTGGCGGTTATCAAGTGACGGCAATACCAGCAACAACCTATCAACCCACTACATACAGTACACCATATCCTGCACAGACTGCTGC tcCCAATATAACCGTGCAGATGCCTATGCCAATGCCTTCAGCACAGCCACCAATGCCTGG CATGCAACCACATGTTGCTCCCTATCCGCCAGCGCAACAATTTCCTGGCGCTGGAGGTGCGAATATGAGTCCACCATCATACGACGCAGCCATGGCCAACTCTGCTCCCAGCGTTGTGCCCGCCGGCTACGAGAAGCAGATGCCCTACAATCCCAACTATTGA
- the LOC117784943 gene encoding odorant receptor 49b, translated as MFEDIQLIYMSVRILRFWALLYDKNMKRYICLTLSIIHVLTQLLYIFTTNEGITGIIRNSYMLVLWINTVLRAYLLLHDQNSYLQLIRNLQVYYHELMRLKNSYVTHLLDQANRQGKLMARGNLFFGLLTCIGFGLYPLSSSERVLPFGSKIPGVNEYATPCYQIWFVFHMLITPMGCCMYIPYTSLCVAFIMFGIVMCKSLQHRLRCLKERQLTRRQLSQEIVECIIYHQRIIDYIQTVNKLTTYIFLIEFLAFGALLCALLFMLMLVDSTAHVAIVGAYINMILAQILALYWYANELREQNLAIATAAYETEWFTFDIPVRKNIILMILRAQRPASILLGNIRPITLELFQNLLNTTYTFFTVLKRIYG; from the exons ATGTTTGAGGATATACAGTTAATTTATATGAGTGTTAGGATCTTACGTTTCTGGGCTTTGCTCTACGATAAGAATATGAAACGTTATATCTGCCTAACGCTTTCCATCATTCATGTGCTCACCCAATTGTTGTACATCTTCACCACTAACGAAGGCATCACAGGCATTATACGCAATTCCTATATGCTTGTCCTTTGGATCAATACGGTGCTACGGGCATATTTACTGCTACACGACCAGAACAGTTATTTGCAACTGATTAGAAACCTACAAGTGTACTACCACGAACTAATGCGTCTTAAGAATTCCTATGTGACACATCTCCTGGATCAGGCAAATCGACAGGGCAAGTTGATGGCTCGTGGTAATCTTTTCTTTGGTCTTCTAACCTGTATTGGCTTCGGTCTTTATCCGTTGAGTTCCAGTGAGCGGG TGCTGCCCTTTGGCAGCAAAATACCCGGCGTGAATGAGTATGCCACGCCCtgctaccaaatttggttcgtCTTTCACATGCTCATCACTCCGATGGGCTGCTGCATGTATATACCGTATACGAGTCTGTGTGTAGCCTTCATTATGTTCGGGATTGTGATGTGCAAGTCGTTGCAGCATCGATTGCGTTGCCTGAAAGAACGGCAGCTAACTAGGCGGCAACTATCACAGGAAATAGTCGAATGTATTATCTATCATCAGCGGATCATTGA TTACATACAGACCGTCAATAAGCTgactacatacatatttctGATTGagtttttggcatttggtGCACTGCTCTGTGCGTTGCTTTTCATGCTGATGCTT GTGGATTCTACAGCCCATGTGGCCATTGTGGGTGCGTATATAAACATGATACTGGCACAGATATTGGCCCTGTATTGGTATGCCAATGAGTTGAGGGAACAG AACTTGGCCATTGCAACTGCGGCCTATGAAACCGAATGGTTTACCTTTGACATACCAGTtcgcaaaaatattatacttatGATATTACGTGCACAACGTCCAGCTTCG ATACTCTTGGGCAACATACGACCCATCACCCTGGAGCTGTTTCAAAACCTGCTTAACACAACTTACACATTCTTCACTGTGCTAAAACGAATTTACGGTTGA